A single region of the Patescibacteria group bacterium genome encodes:
- a CDS encoding helix-turn-helix transcriptional regulator, producing MKTQIAKYRQKLGLTQEELARAAGVTRQTIISLEQGRYNPSLQLAYRVARVLGADRIEEVFSDLD from the coding sequence ATGAAGACCCAGATCGCGAAATATCGCCAGAAACTCGGGTTGACGCAGGAGGAGCTGGCGCGCGCCGCCGGCGTGACCCGCCAGACGATCATTTCGCTCGAACAGGGGAGATATAACCCTTCGCTGCAGCTGGCTTACCGCGTCGCCCGGGTTTTGGGGGCCGATCGCATCGAGGAGGTCTTCAGCGATCTGGATTGA
- a CDS encoding pyridoxamine 5'-phosphate oxidase family protein, with protein sequence MTSAARRRQAKRTFLANHLMSIATCSKKGRPHAAVVLYAADQDLKFYFATKVRTRKARNLRENPRVAFVAGLEPPFSFQGEGRAILISAAAERQNALAKLAQAAANGVWKNFWPPILGLRAGEYAVYRLKPMRLRALDLQNAKISNRLSSFIELIEWRSRRS encoded by the coding sequence ATGACCTCTGCCGCGCGCCGACGCCAAGCCAAACGGACGTTCCTGGCCAATCACCTCATGTCCATCGCGACCTGCTCGAAAAAAGGCCGGCCGCACGCGGCGGTGGTGCTTTATGCGGCCGACCAAGATCTGAAATTTTACTTCGCCACCAAGGTCAGGACGCGCAAGGCTCGCAATCTTCGGGAAAATCCGCGGGTTGCCTTCGTTGCCGGCCTGGAACCGCCTTTCAGCTTCCAGGGCGAAGGCCGAGCTATCCTGATTAGCGCCGCCGCGGAACGTCAAAACGCGTTAGCTAAGCTGGCACAAGCAGCCGCAAACGGCGTCTGGAAGAATTTTTGGCCGCCCATTCTCGGCCTGCGAGCCGGCGAATATGCCGTCTATCGCCTGAAACCAATGCGGCTGCGGGCCCTTGACCTCCAAAACGCGAAAATCAGCAATCGACTGTCCTCTTTCATCGAACTGATCGAATGGCGGTCTCGCCGCAGTTAA
- a CDS encoding response regulator, whose product MPPKKKILVVDSDAFLANVLRANLKKDGYDADLATDGKAVADKVGTFRPDLILLDLSLPGRSGLDVLGDLRTNRKTNRIKVIVLTNDDGPTQRSSCAALEPEAYLIKDQIDFPKLSARIAKIIR is encoded by the coding sequence ATGCCGCCCAAAAAGAAAATCCTGGTGGTCGATAGCGACGCCTTCCTGGCGAACGTTCTGCGCGCCAACCTAAAAAAAGATGGTTATGACGCCGACCTGGCCACTGACGGTAAAGCCGTGGCCGACAAAGTCGGGACGTTCCGGCCGGACCTAATTCTGCTTGATCTATCCCTGCCCGGCCGATCGGGACTGGACGTTCTGGGAGACCTGCGTACGAACCGGAAGACCAATCGGATCAAAGTCATCGTGCTCACGAACGACGACGGACCAACCCAACGCTCCAGCTGCGCCGCCCTGGAACCGGAGGCTTACCTGATCAAAGATCAGATCGATTTCCCGAAATTATCCGCTCGCATCGCCAAAATCATCCGTTAA
- a CDS encoding NAD(P)/FAD-dependent oxidoreductase yields MRIAIIGGGAAGLMTAATLLETDPQSEIFLIEKNDAIGKKVLLTGGGRCNVTTGLRDVRTILGKYPRGGKFLSSAMRVFPPEDVCAWFEEHGVPLKTEADSRVFPVSNDGREIVGVFERLFENPRLHLLLKTTVERVDKTAAGFLIKFSGRTESLAADAVVLTTGGQAYRHTGSTGDGYGFAIALGHTLTPLAPSLSALTTRESWPAEVSGLAFEKATLTAQGSRTHQFTGPFLFTHRGVSGPAVFALSSLVAFENFDAQKPLELKIDLFPDLTAEKLAIEISGRNILNPTRIFQNNLVGVIPKSLVDICIRESELPGGVRAAEVSKKDVRRTADWLKAVPFHVVARMAGEEFVTAGGISTTEINPSTMESKLCPGLYFAGEILDVDAFTGGFNLQSAWATGRLAGLSIAAAK; encoded by the coding sequence ATGCGCATAGCGATCATCGGCGGCGGCGCCGCCGGACTCATGACAGCCGCGACCCTGCTGGAAACCGACCCGCAATCGGAAATTTTTCTGATCGAAAAAAACGACGCCATCGGCAAGAAAGTGCTCCTCACCGGCGGCGGGCGCTGCAACGTGACGACCGGACTCCGCGACGTGCGGACGATCCTCGGCAAATATCCGCGCGGCGGTAAATTCCTGTCCTCGGCCATGCGTGTCTTCCCTCCGGAAGACGTCTGTGCCTGGTTCGAAGAACACGGCGTACCGCTCAAGACCGAGGCAGATAGCCGGGTCTTCCCAGTTTCCAACGACGGCCGGGAGATCGTCGGCGTCTTCGAACGCCTGTTCGAGAACCCGCGCTTGCATCTGCTGCTCAAGACGACGGTCGAACGCGTGGACAAGACCGCTGCCGGCTTCCTGATCAAATTCAGCGGGCGGACGGAATCGCTCGCCGCCGACGCAGTCGTACTCACGACCGGCGGCCAGGCTTACCGCCACACCGGCTCGACCGGCGACGGCTACGGCTTCGCGATCGCGCTCGGCCACACCCTGACGCCGCTAGCGCCGAGTCTCAGTGCACTCACGACGCGGGAGAGCTGGCCGGCCGAAGTCTCCGGCCTGGCTTTCGAAAAAGCGACCCTGACGGCCCAAGGTTCCCGGACCCACCAATTCACCGGACCATTCCTCTTCACGCACCGGGGCGTGAGCGGACCAGCGGTCTTCGCTCTCTCGTCGCTCGTCGCTTTCGAGAACTTCGACGCCCAGAAACCATTGGAACTGAAGATCGACCTGTTCCCCGACCTGACCGCTGAAAAACTGGCCATTGAGATCAGCGGCCGCAACATCCTGAATCCGACCCGGATCTTCCAGAACAACTTGGTCGGCGTGATTCCGAAGTCCCTAGTCGACATCTGCATCCGCGAATCCGAACTACCCGGCGGCGTACGCGCAGCCGAGGTCTCCAAGAAAGATGTCCGGCGAACGGCTGACTGGCTCAAAGCCGTGCCGTTCCATGTTGTCGCGCGAATGGCCGGCGAAGAATTCGTCACGGCCGGCGGCATCTCGACGACCGAAATCAACCCCTCGACCATGGAATCGAAGCTCTGCCCCGGCTTGTATTTCGCCGGCGAGATCCTTGACGTCGACGCTTTCACCGGCGGTTTCAACCTCCAATCCGCCTGGGCGACCGGACGACTGGCAGGACTCAGCATCGCGGCCGCCAAGTAA
- the yihA gene encoding ribosome biogenesis GTP-binding protein YihA/YsxC: MPAVFLKSAFRAADLPASEKPQIAMLGRSNVGKSSLINDLVGVKKLARTSAQPGLTQSINLYECDKRYLLVDLPGYGFSRAKRSAGRGFAGLIGEYLSEAAQLKLVLLIIDARQGFMESDRYALDQLQMQDLPFVIVFNKIDKLSSSAAAAAIRDLRADRPELQIIPHSAVNGQGTGEIRDAIERAVRAAK, translated from the coding sequence ATGCCCGCAGTCTTTCTGAAAAGCGCGTTCCGCGCCGCGGATCTTCCGGCCAGCGAGAAACCCCAGATCGCCATGCTGGGCCGTTCGAACGTCGGCAAATCCTCGCTGATCAACGACTTGGTCGGCGTAAAAAAACTCGCCCGCACCAGCGCCCAGCCCGGACTCACCCAGTCCATCAACCTTTACGAATGCGACAAGCGCTACCTGCTCGTGGACCTGCCGGGCTATGGCTTCTCCCGCGCCAAACGCTCCGCCGGCCGAGGTTTCGCCGGGCTCATCGGCGAATATCTCTCCGAAGCGGCGCAGCTGAAACTGGTCCTGCTCATCATCGACGCCCGCCAGGGCTTCATGGAGAGCGACCGCTACGCGCTCGACCAGTTGCAGATGCAGGATCTTCCTTTCGTCATCGTCTTCAACAAGATCGACAAGCTTTCGAGTTCGGCCGCGGCGGCCGCAATCCGCGATCTGCGCGCCGACCGGCCGGAGCTGCAGATCATCCCCCACTCGGCCGTGAACGGCCAAGGCACCGGCGAGATCCGCGACGCGATCGAGCGGGCCGTGCGGGCGGCTAAATGA
- a CDS encoding M15 family metallopeptidase, translating to MPLINEDQTGRYEKLLGILVIVVLFTGITVCLAVFEWRRLTTVASSVVAAAEPTPLPLPTEMDANFLAQVERCLLPAAAVQGFELRVTSGYRTVAEQNLVFQQGRTENGHIVTEVAGGRSLHNYGLAVDVVDRWRGYDVDWERLGRIAAWCGLEQNDEGDQAHFTHRDGLSIEQLIVGFRPPPLELPCELLAERAATGQSLTKTDLWECGAPEF from the coding sequence ATGCCGCTGATCAACGAGGATCAAACCGGTCGATACGAGAAGTTGCTGGGCATCTTGGTGATCGTAGTGTTATTTACCGGAATCACGGTCTGTTTGGCCGTTTTTGAATGGCGCCGGCTGACAACGGTCGCTTCGTCAGTGGTCGCGGCCGCCGAACCGACGCCGCTGCCGTTGCCGACGGAGATGGACGCCAATTTTTTGGCGCAGGTCGAACGATGCCTGCTGCCGGCGGCGGCGGTCCAGGGATTCGAGTTGCGCGTGACTTCCGGGTATCGGACGGTGGCCGAACAGAATCTGGTCTTCCAGCAGGGGCGCACCGAGAACGGCCATATCGTCACCGAGGTCGCGGGCGGCAGGAGCCTGCATAATTACGGCCTGGCGGTCGACGTGGTCGACCGCTGGCGCGGTTATGACGTCGATTGGGAGCGGCTGGGCCGCATCGCGGCCTGGTGCGGACTCGAACAGAACGACGAGGGCGACCAGGCGCATTTCACGCATCGCGACGGCCTGTCGATCGAACAACTGATTGTCGGTTTCCGGCCGCCGCCGCTCGAATTGCCGTGCGAACTTCTGGCCGAGCGGGCCGCCACCGGCCAAAGTCTGACCAAAACCGACCTGTGGGAGTGCGGTGCGCCGGAATTCTGA